A region of Nitrospiria bacterium DNA encodes the following proteins:
- a CDS encoding NADH-quinone oxidoreductase subunit N, producing the protein MPFTFTMTPADVWLLMPEILMTGLLSVILFLDFLFPRIGKTQLAWLSIAGMGGIFALLADYFIEDRHGTLFHDMYVVDPLAIFFKAFILGATILVFLASMDYLKKVPHFKGEYYFLGLLAALGMMLMASVNDLLSMFITLEFSTFSFYILVAYLRDDAQSNEAGLKYFILGVFAAGLLAFGISLIYGETGSIMFTDFAKMHAHLTPGMIIGFLLIFVALGFKVGAVPFHAWVPDIYQGAPTPVTAFLSIAPKAATFAILLRIFMATVGDIKEDWIWLIVAVSAISMTYGNIVAIAQKNIKRLLAYSGIAQIGNVLIGLAAASKMGGDSVLFYFLTYLFANVGAFAVVIIFSNLTNSDQLEDYDGLSRRSPLLAFALLIFFLSLAGVPPLAGFIGKLYVFAAAMKEGLVALVVIGGINIVISMYYYLIVIKRVYINMPKDASPIPITFPMRLVLFTAVGGVLLLGIYPKAFIEISVAAT; encoded by the coding sequence ATGCCCTTTACCTTTACCATGACGCCGGCCGATGTCTGGCTACTGATGCCCGAAATTTTAATGACCGGGCTACTGAGCGTGATCCTCTTTCTTGATTTTCTGTTTCCCCGGATCGGGAAGACTCAGCTCGCCTGGCTTTCGATCGCCGGGATGGGCGGGATCTTCGCTCTGCTCGCGGACTATTTCATCGAGGACCGTCACGGGACGCTCTTCCATGACATGTACGTCGTCGATCCCCTGGCGATCTTCTTTAAAGCGTTCATTCTGGGCGCGACCATACTGGTCTTCCTGGCCTCGATGGACTATCTTAAAAAAGTCCCGCACTTCAAGGGCGAGTATTATTTCCTCGGGCTGCTCGCGGCGCTGGGCATGATGCTGATGGCCTCGGTGAACGACCTCCTGAGCATGTTCATCACGCTCGAGTTCTCGACCTTTTCATTTTATATTCTGGTCGCCTACCTCCGGGACGACGCGCAGTCGAACGAGGCCGGGCTCAAGTATTTCATCCTGGGTGTCTTCGCGGCGGGGCTGCTCGCCTTCGGCATCAGCCTGATCTACGGCGAGACGGGCAGCATTATGTTCACGGACTTCGCCAAGATGCACGCCCATCTGACGCCCGGGATGATCATCGGCTTCCTGCTCATCTTCGTGGCGCTGGGCTTCAAGGTCGGCGCGGTGCCCTTCCACGCCTGGGTGCCCGACATCTACCAGGGCGCGCCGACGCCGGTGACGGCCTTCCTCTCGATCGCGCCCAAGGCCGCCACCTTCGCCATCCTGCTGCGCATTTTCATGGCGACGGTGGGCGACATCAAGGAAGACTGGATCTGGTTGATCGTGGCGGTCTCGGCGATCTCGATGACCTACGGGAACATCGTGGCGATCGCGCAGAAGAACATCAAGCGGCTTTTGGCTTATTCCGGGATCGCGCAGATCGGGAACGTGCTGATCGGCCTTGCGGCCGCGAGCAAGATGGGGGGCGACTCGGTCCTGTTCTACTTCCTGACCTACCTCTTCGCGAACGTCGGGGCCTTCGCAGTCGTGATCATCTTTTCCAACTTGACCAACAGCGATCAGCTCGAGGACTACGACGGCCTCTCGCGGCGCTCGCCGCTGCTCGCCTTCGCGCTCTTGATCTTCTTCCTGTCGCTCGCCGGCGTGCCGCCGCTCGCGGGCTTCATCGGCAAGCTCTACGTTTTCGCGGCCGCGATGAAGGAGGGGCTGGTGGCGCTGGTCGTGATCGGCGGGATCAACATCGTCATTTCGATGTACTACTACCTCATCGTCATCAAGCGCGTCTACATCAACATGCCGAAGGACGCCTCTCCGATTCCGATTACGTTCCCGATGCGCCTGGTCCTGTTCACCGCCGTCGGCGGCGTCCTTCTGCTCGGCATCTACCCCAAGGCCTTCATCGAGATCTCCGTCGCCGCGAC